One Henriciella litoralis genomic window carries:
- a CDS encoding glutathione S-transferase family protein: protein MPKDITFYTNPMSRGRMVRWMLEEVGAPYETVLVGYGDEMKADTYRQINPMGKVPAIVHKSATVTECAAICAYLADAFPNAGLAPPPESRSAYYRWFFFAAGPLEAATTNQMLNVSPSEDQRRMVGYDTMATVLDTLEKAVEAMPYLAGNDFSAVDVYAGSQIGWGLQYGTLEKRKPFEDYWHRISSREAKQRADQLDDALLEG, encoded by the coding sequence ATGCCCAAGGATATCACTTTCTACACCAATCCGATGTCACGCGGACGTATGGTGCGCTGGATGCTGGAAGAGGTCGGCGCGCCTTACGAAACGGTTTTGGTCGGGTATGGCGATGAGATGAAGGCGGACACCTACCGCCAGATCAATCCGATGGGGAAGGTCCCCGCCATTGTCCATAAAAGCGCGACAGTCACCGAATGCGCCGCGATTTGCGCCTATCTTGCCGACGCTTTTCCAAATGCCGGGCTGGCACCCCCGCCCGAAAGCCGGTCGGCCTATTATCGCTGGTTCTTCTTCGCCGCCGGGCCGCTGGAAGCTGCTACGACAAATCAGATGCTGAACGTATCGCCGTCAGAGGACCAGCGCCGCATGGTTGGCTACGATACGATGGCGACGGTCCTCGATACGCTGGAAAAAGCTGTCGAGGCGATGCCCTATCTGGCCGGTAATGATTTTTCCGCTGTCGATGTCTATGCGGGCTCTCAGATCGGCTGGGGTCTTCAGTACGGAACGCTCGAAAAGCGCAAACCCTTTGAGGACTACTGGCACAGGATAAGCTCGCGCGAAGCCAAGCAACGCGCCGACCAGCTTGATGATGCTTTGCTCGAGGGCTGA
- a CDS encoding Smr/MutS family protein — translation MTDRPLKPDDQKAWDAIRRSVRPLQGGKSPRIKRDVTEHPILKAIGKSPATTPEPVKKTRLQHPSAASVGPQNRGGERLVRRGKVDISAKFDLHGHTQASAWSALPSFLMREQARGSSCVIVITGKGKQGGGILRHNFLRWLEMPEARMLVSGFAEAHPRHGGAGAFYVFIRRR, via the coding sequence ATGACAGACCGGCCCCTCAAACCTGACGACCAGAAAGCCTGGGACGCCATTCGCCGGTCTGTGCGTCCGCTTCAGGGTGGCAAGTCTCCGCGCATCAAACGCGATGTCACCGAGCATCCAATCCTCAAGGCAATCGGAAAAAGCCCTGCTACGACACCCGAACCCGTCAAAAAAACACGGTTACAACACCCCTCTGCGGCCTCGGTCGGGCCTCAAAACCGGGGCGGTGAACGTCTGGTCAGACGCGGCAAGGTCGACATTTCCGCCAAGTTTGACCTGCACGGTCATACCCAGGCGTCGGCGTGGTCGGCACTTCCATCTTTCCTGATGCGCGAACAGGCGCGCGGCAGCAGCTGTGTCATCGTGATTACCGGAAAAGGTAAGCAGGGCGGGGGTATCTTGCGGCACAATTTCCTGCGTTGGCTGGAAATGCCCGAAGCCCGGATGCTGGTCAGCGGCTTTGCCGAGGCGCATCCCCGCCATGGCGGAGCGGGCGCATTCTACGTGTTTATCCGGCGCCGCTAG
- a CDS encoding Tim44/TimA family putative adaptor protein, with product MSSSIIELMLLAAIALFVGWRLYTTLGSDAGPPEGRPRSQTPPTPDAEKQPSREQKADLRPAFTGPAAAGLEAIHAADPDFNPREFLAGARSAYEMLVGAFAEGDRATLGKWLDTDVYETWDAAIADREANGGEPPQLLRLRNSEIDDASMTGTTARVTVRFEAELGVGDMNRRSEEFWTFMRDTSSADPNWLLDDVDTAG from the coding sequence ATGTCCTCTTCGATTATAGAATTGATGTTGCTTGCCGCGATCGCCCTGTTCGTCGGCTGGCGGCTCTATACCACACTTGGCAGTGATGCCGGGCCGCCGGAAGGCCGCCCGCGCTCGCAAACGCCGCCGACACCTGACGCCGAGAAACAGCCCTCGCGCGAACAGAAAGCGGATCTGCGCCCGGCCTTCACCGGCCCGGCAGCTGCCGGCCTTGAAGCGATCCATGCAGCTGACCCGGATTTCAACCCGCGAGAATTCCTGGCAGGTGCCCGCTCAGCCTATGAAATGCTTGTCGGTGCTTTTGCTGAAGGTGACCGCGCGACGCTTGGAAAATGGCTCGACACCGATGTCTATGAGACATGGGATGCGGCGATTGCTGACCGTGAGGCCAATGGCGGCGAACCACCGCAGCTATTGAGATTGCGCAATAGCGAGATCGACGATGCCAGCATGACCGGAACGACCGCGCGCGTCACCGTCCGGTTTGAGGCAGAACTCGGTGTTGGCGATATGAACCGGCGCTCTGAAGAGTTCTGGACCTTCATGCGTGATACCAGCTCGGCAGACCCGAACTGGCTTCTCGATGATGTCGACACAGCCGGCTGA
- the hisE gene encoding phosphoribosyl-ATP diphosphatase — MSKQDLGSAKRLNELLATLAETVDSRADGNPEKSYTARLLKSGPVRCGKKIAEEGAEVALAIAAETRKDVAAETADLLFHLLVGLRVRGVQLDMVADALSERRGVSGIAEKAARQTKA; from the coding sequence ATGTCGAAACAAGACCTTGGATCAGCCAAACGCCTGAACGAGCTTCTCGCGACCCTGGCTGAAACGGTCGATAGCCGGGCCGATGGAAATCCAGAAAAGTCCTATACGGCGAGATTGCTGAAATCCGGGCCCGTCCGGTGCGGAAAAAAGATTGCCGAGGAAGGCGCCGAAGTCGCCCTCGCCATCGCGGCTGAAACCCGTAAGGATGTGGCTGCCGAAACGGCCGATCTTCTGTTCCATCTTTTGGTTGGACTGCGCGTTCGTGGGGTACAGCTGGACATGGTGGCAGATGCTTTGTCAGAGCGCCGCGGTGTGTCTGGTATTGCCGAGAAGGCCGCGCGTCAGACGAAAGCCTAG
- the mltA gene encoding murein transglycosylase A, whose translation MRRLIPLMAAAVLLAACSTTPDKPAEDGGVETAASKPFFARHKGAHRVMIDEPPQDNGTLGEPETQHPPENYKPPVPAAFAALPGWDEAQLVPAVSAMRKSCLKFKEGAADAPLSGSAPWAGSVLDWMPACEALDVVRDEDSARAVIHALFRPVEIESPDGESRFTGYFEPVYEARMQPEGDFTEPVPGVPSDLIAESSSKVYQRLSNGSRRPYPTRAEITKAGVRALAYAHPGDVFFLQIQGSGKLHFPDGSVRKASFAAHNAQPFKSTANWLLKRGWITRGQSNMQGIRDWMDRATDAQVREAMNANPRFVFFNLEPADDESGPVGAMGVPLTPFGSIAIDRSYNPMGVPVFVQTSAPGLGGDWSGLLIAQDTGGAIKGPVRGDIYFGTGYEAGQRAGTMNAPGRMWVLLPRAVADRMGGVEAFAGLGAEPVAP comes from the coding sequence ATGCGTAGACTTATTCCCCTGATGGCCGCCGCTGTTCTGCTTGCAGCTTGTTCAACAACGCCTGACAAGCCGGCAGAAGACGGCGGCGTCGAAACCGCCGCTAGCAAGCCATTTTTCGCGCGTCACAAGGGCGCCCACCGCGTCATGATCGATGAGCCGCCGCAAGACAATGGCACGCTCGGTGAGCCTGAGACCCAGCATCCGCCTGAGAATTACAAGCCGCCTGTGCCCGCAGCTTTCGCCGCCCTGCCCGGTTGGGACGAGGCTCAGCTGGTACCGGCTGTCAGTGCGATGCGGAAAAGCTGCCTCAAATTCAAGGAAGGGGCGGCAGACGCCCCCTTGTCTGGCAGCGCCCCTTGGGCCGGCTCGGTGCTCGACTGGATGCCAGCCTGCGAAGCGCTTGATGTGGTCCGCGACGAAGACAGCGCACGGGCTGTCATCCATGCGCTTTTCCGTCCCGTCGAAATTGAGTCGCCAGATGGCGAGTCGCGCTTCACCGGCTATTTTGAGCCTGTTTATGAAGCCCGTATGCAGCCTGAAGGCGACTTTACAGAGCCTGTCCCAGGCGTACCGTCAGACCTTATCGCCGAAAGCAGCAGCAAGGTTTATCAGCGACTATCCAACGGCTCGCGGCGGCCCTACCCGACCCGCGCCGAGATCACCAAGGCTGGCGTGCGCGCGCTGGCCTATGCGCATCCGGGCGACGTGTTCTTTCTCCAGATCCAGGGCTCTGGAAAGCTCCACTTTCCAGACGGATCGGTGCGCAAAGCGTCTTTTGCCGCCCATAACGCCCAGCCTTTCAAATCGACCGCGAATTGGCTGCTGAAACGCGGCTGGATCACGCGCGGCCAGTCCAACATGCAGGGCATCCGCGACTGGATGGATCGCGCCACCGATGCGCAGGTCCGCGAAGCGATGAATGCCAATCCGCGCTTTGTGTTCTTCAATCTGGAACCAGCCGATGATGAAAGCGGCCCGGTCGGTGCAATGGGCGTCCCGCTGACCCCGTTTGGCTCTATCGCGATTGATCGCAGCTATAATCCGATGGGTGTTCCGGTCTTTGTCCAGACAAGTGCGCCCGGCCTTGGTGGGGATTGGTCCGGCCTTCTCATCGCGCAGGATACCGGCGGCGCCATCAAGGGCCCTGTGCGCGGCGATATCTATTTTGGCACCGGCTATGAAGCGGGCCAACGCGCCGGTACGATGAATGCGCCTGGCCGCATGTGGGTGTTGCTGCCCCGCGCCGTTGCAGACAGGATGGGTGGGGTCGAAGCGTTTGCCGGCCTTGGCGCTGAGCCTGTCGCACCCTAG
- the hisF gene encoding imidazole glycerol phosphate synthase subunit HisF codes for MLKARIIPCLDVKDGRTVKGVNFVDLRDAGDPVALAKAYDAQGADELCFLDITASHEGRGTMLDVVRRTAEQCFMPLTVGGGVRSGSDLVQLLRSGADKVAINSAAVANPAVISECAAKAGSQAVVVAIDARRNGESWEIFTHGGRTPTGINAVAFAKEAQKRGAGEILLTSMDRDGTKSGYDVELLRAVTSAVTIPVIASGGAGSAEDLAPAILDGGATAVLAASIFHFGEVSLSEARKALSDAGAPVRPF; via the coding sequence ATGCTGAAAGCCCGCATCATTCCATGTCTGGACGTCAAGGATGGGCGCACCGTGAAGGGCGTCAATTTTGTCGATCTGAGAGACGCTGGCGATCCGGTCGCGCTGGCCAAGGCCTATGATGCCCAAGGCGCGGATGAACTCTGTTTTCTTGATATCACAGCCTCGCATGAAGGCCGGGGCACGATGCTGGATGTGGTACGCCGTACCGCCGAGCAATGCTTCATGCCGCTGACGGTTGGGGGCGGAGTAAGATCAGGGTCTGACCTGGTCCAACTCCTGCGCTCCGGGGCAGACAAGGTCGCGATTAATTCGGCAGCCGTTGCGAACCCGGCGGTTATATCGGAATGCGCCGCCAAGGCTGGGAGTCAGGCTGTGGTCGTCGCCATCGATGCAAGGCGCAATGGCGAGAGCTGGGAAATCTTTACCCATGGCGGGCGGACACCGACCGGCATAAATGCGGTCGCCTTTGCCAAAGAGGCGCAAAAGCGCGGCGCTGGTGAGATTCTCCTGACCTCAATGGACCGGGATGGCACCAAGTCCGGCTATGATGTCGAACTGCTTCGCGCCGTCACATCAGCTGTAACAATTCCGGTTATAGCCTCAGGTGGCGCCGGGTCCGCAGAAGACCTCGCGCCCGCCATTCTTGACGGCGGCGCAACGGCAGTGCTTGCAGCTTCGATCTTTCACTTTGGCGAGGTGAGCTTATCTGAAGCGCGTAAGGCATTGTCTGATGCTGGCGCACCTGTTCGCCCATTCTAG
- the secB gene encoding protein-export chaperone SecB produces MTDTPDMATQPQQPTGPSLRVLNQYIKDLSFENPGARVNEQPNVDLGIDVQANAQNANDGVFEVVLKLNARAGTAETTLFLVELEYAGMFQIQGASQSDAEAMLLIECPRLLFPFARRIVADLTQEGGFPALRIDPVDFTALYRKQRAAATAQGAAPQPVQDNPGVGTQPTTPPNGNGTSES; encoded by the coding sequence ATGACCGATACCCCAGACATGGCGACACAGCCCCAGCAACCTACCGGACCAAGCCTTCGTGTGCTGAATCAGTACATCAAGGACCTGTCTTTCGAGAATCCTGGTGCGCGGGTCAATGAGCAGCCAAATGTGGATCTCGGCATCGACGTCCAGGCCAATGCGCAGAACGCCAATGACGGTGTTTTTGAAGTTGTCCTGAAACTGAACGCCCGCGCAGGAACGGCAGAAACCACGCTTTTCCTCGTCGAGCTCGAATATGCTGGCATGTTCCAGATCCAGGGCGCATCGCAATCAGATGCCGAAGCGATGCTGCTGATCGAATGTCCGCGTCTTCTCTTCCCGTTTGCGCGCCGCATTGTCGCTGATCTGACGCAGGAAGGCGGCTTCCCAGCCCTTCGCATCGACCCGGTCGACTTCACCGCGCTCTACCGCAAGCAACGCGCTGCAGCGACTGCCCAGGGCGCAGCCCCTCAGCCGGTGCAGGACAATCCTGGTGTTGGCACGCAGCCAACCACGCCGCCAAATGGCAACGGCACCAGCGAAAGCTAA